A genomic region of Azoarcus sp. KH32C contains the following coding sequences:
- a CDS encoding arginine N-succinyltransferase, with amino-acid sequence MSLPDLPPLSPPSPVCDKEFVVRVATMDDAEAFTALVLDADGTLERHAESVEASRTTIAVTRRSLAGEASDAERGYLLLLEDVASGEVAGCIALACNIGLDQPFYDYRLGKIVHSSRRLKSYRCLDVLYLCNDLTGCSEVHSLYVRSDARRMGAAAQLVRAAQLFIASRPAEFAPRIIGELRGVQDGQGTSPFWEAVGRHFFKVDQRGAERLVAKGHKAFIAELMPKYPVYLSLLPEAAQCVVGGVHESAAALAALLEDDGFHFENHVDIFDAGRVMEAHTARLKGVADSVLLTAADAPPGCDATRWWIASGDGADFRATIAAGTQQGDRLLVAGDTLRRIGLTAGTAVRALRSD; translated from the coding sequence GTGTCTTTGCCTGATTTGCCACCACTCTCCCCGCCGTCGCCGGTGTGCGACAAAGAGTTCGTTGTGCGCGTCGCGACGATGGACGACGCCGAGGCCTTCACCGCGCTGGTGCTCGACGCCGACGGCACGCTCGAACGCCACGCCGAATCGGTCGAGGCGAGCCGGACGACGATCGCGGTCACGCGGCGCAGCCTCGCCGGCGAAGCGAGCGATGCCGAGCGCGGCTACCTGCTGCTCCTCGAGGATGTCGCCAGCGGCGAAGTGGCCGGTTGCATCGCACTCGCCTGCAACATCGGTCTCGACCAGCCTTTCTACGACTACCGCCTGGGCAAGATCGTCCATTCGAGCCGCCGGCTGAAGTCCTACCGCTGCCTCGACGTGCTCTACCTGTGCAACGACCTCACGGGCTGCAGCGAGGTGCACAGCTTGTACGTTCGCAGTGACGCGCGGCGCATGGGCGCGGCGGCACAACTCGTGCGCGCAGCCCAGCTCTTCATCGCGTCGCGCCCGGCGGAGTTCGCCCCGCGCATCATCGGCGAGCTGCGTGGCGTGCAGGACGGGCAGGGCACTTCACCGTTCTGGGAGGCGGTCGGCCGTCACTTCTTCAAGGTCGACCAACGCGGTGCCGAACGCCTCGTCGCGAAGGGCCACAAGGCCTTCATCGCGGAGCTGATGCCGAAATATCCGGTGTACCTGAGCCTGCTGCCCGAAGCGGCGCAGTGCGTCGTCGGCGGTGTGCACGAGAGTGCGGCCGCACTGGCCGCGCTGCTGGAGGACGATGGCTTCCACTTCGAGAACCACGTCGACATCTTCGACGCGGGCCGCGTGATGGAGGCACATACCGCAAGGCTCAAGGGCGTTGCCGACAGCGTGCTGCTCACCGCGGCCGACGCGCCGCCCGGGTGTGACGCGACGCGGTGGTGGATCGCCTCCGGCGATGGTGCCGATTTTCGCGCGACGATCGCGGCCGGGACGCAGCAAGGTGATCGCCTGCTCGTTGCCGGGGACACTCTCCGGCGCATCGGCCTCACGGCGGGCACGGCTGTGCGCGCCCTGCGCAGCGACTGA
- a CDS encoding MarC family protein: MISAFLLSFAAIFFIVDPIGVVPLFVSMTARDDLAKARDMARRACVVATCVMVFFAVFGSVVLQTFNITLGAFRVAGGILLMITAFDMLRAHQASTRTSPEEEQEGEAREDIAIVPLAMPLLAGPGAIATAMVLVAQHGSTVAGTVAVVAAIVLTMTLAYVLLHGAHTVKRLLGRTGVAVLERVFGLILAAIAVQFVFDGAKELWR, encoded by the coding sequence ATGATCTCGGCCTTCCTGCTGTCCTTCGCGGCGATCTTCTTCATCGTCGACCCGATCGGCGTGGTGCCGCTCTTCGTGTCGATGACGGCCCGCGACGACCTCGCCAAGGCGCGCGACATGGCCCGGCGGGCCTGCGTCGTCGCGACCTGCGTGATGGTCTTCTTTGCGGTCTTCGGTTCGGTCGTGCTCCAGACCTTCAACATCACGCTCGGCGCCTTCCGCGTCGCCGGCGGCATCCTGCTGATGATCACCGCGTTCGACATGCTGCGCGCCCATCAGGCTTCGACGCGGACTTCGCCCGAGGAGGAGCAGGAAGGCGAGGCGCGCGAGGATATCGCGATCGTCCCGCTGGCGATGCCGCTGCTCGCAGGTCCCGGCGCGATCGCGACCGCGATGGTGCTGGTTGCGCAGCACGGCAGCACGGTCGCCGGCACCGTCGCCGTGGTCGCGGCCATCGTCCTGACGATGACCCTCGCCTACGTGCTGCTCCACGGCGCGCATACCGTCAAGCGCCTGCTCGGGCGTACCGGCGTCGCCGTGCTTGAACGTGTGTTCGGCCTGATCCTTGCGGCGATCGCGGTGCAGTTCGTGTTCGACGGCGCGAAGGAGTTGTGGCGTTGA